In a single window of the Coriobacteriia bacterium genome:
- the thiI gene encoding tRNA 4-thiouridine(8) synthase ThiI codes for MFERVCLVHHAEIGLKGRNRAQFERRLRDNLEAALVGFPVGRAEKLPSRVCFAVKDPARVFDVAERIAQIPGVAFVSPAFRTHRDPDEFLPAALEALREAGPFTTFAVDSRRSNTDYAVPSMETNRVVGAFLCEHAGARVNLKHPDVRVRVDVVQGAVYVSSRRIGGVGGLPVGMSGRVVSLLSAGIDSPVATWRVIRRGAVAVGVHFSGVPHTNDLSQRLVAELADVLETTGGLGRVYVVPFGELQREISLACPPDLRVLLYRRLMFVVAERIAEAERASALVTGESLGQVASQTLANIRAVDDVATFPVLRPLIGNDKLEIMEQARELGTYDISIQEHDDCCTLYMPRTPETHARLSAVRDAWAALPHERMVDDALASMSWLDYRARGYRPPSRWPTIHMEAAEQ; via the coding sequence GTGTTCGAGCGCGTCTGCCTCGTCCATCACGCTGAGATCGGCCTCAAGGGCCGGAATCGCGCACAGTTCGAGCGCCGACTTCGAGACAATCTCGAGGCGGCGCTCGTTGGTTTTCCCGTAGGCCGCGCCGAGAAGCTGCCATCGCGGGTCTGCTTCGCGGTCAAGGACCCCGCCCGCGTCTTCGACGTTGCCGAGCGCATCGCTCAGATTCCCGGCGTCGCCTTCGTGTCGCCCGCGTTTCGCACCCATCGCGACCCGGACGAGTTTCTGCCGGCGGCGCTTGAGGCGCTGCGTGAGGCGGGGCCGTTCACAACGTTTGCTGTCGATTCACGGCGATCGAACACCGACTATGCGGTGCCGAGTATGGAGACGAACCGCGTCGTAGGTGCGTTTCTGTGTGAGCACGCCGGAGCCCGGGTGAATCTCAAGCACCCGGATGTTCGGGTCCGGGTCGACGTCGTGCAGGGCGCGGTCTACGTGTCGTCGCGCCGTATCGGGGGTGTAGGCGGTCTGCCGGTGGGAATGTCCGGACGAGTCGTCTCGCTGCTTTCGGCCGGGATCGACTCACCGGTGGCGACCTGGCGCGTCATCCGTCGCGGTGCCGTCGCGGTTGGCGTTCACTTCTCGGGGGTGCCGCACACCAACGACCTGTCGCAACGTCTCGTCGCGGAGCTCGCAGACGTGCTTGAGACCACCGGCGGCCTCGGGCGCGTGTACGTCGTGCCGTTCGGCGAGCTTCAGCGCGAGATATCGCTCGCGTGCCCGCCCGACCTGAGGGTGCTGCTCTATCGCCGGCTCATGTTTGTGGTCGCCGAGCGAATCGCCGAGGCGGAGCGGGCGAGTGCGCTGGTCACAGGCGAGTCGCTCGGGCAGGTGGCGTCGCAGACCCTCGCAAATATCCGTGCCGTCGACGACGTTGCCACGTTCCCTGTGCTCAGGCCCCTGATCGGCAACGACAAGCTCGAGATCATGGAGCAGGCGCGCGAGTTGGGAACCTACGACATCTCGATTCAGGAGCACGACGACTGTTGCACGCTCTACATGCCGAGGACGCCCGAGACCCACGCACGGCTTTCTGCGGTCCGGGACGCTTGGGCTGCACTGCCGCATGAACGAATGGTCGACGACGCGCTAGCCTCGATGAGTTGGCTGGATTATCGGGCCCGCGGCTACCGGCCCCCTTCGCGGTGGCCCACCATCCACATGGAAGCAGCGGAGCAGTGA
- the rpoZ gene encoding DNA-directed RNA polymerase subunit omega translates to MSVINPPIDDLLAKVDSKYTLCIVAAKRARQINDMTHGLRDQALLSMHTSDLTDLMKKKPLSKALEEIATGDVSYERTKDSYK, encoded by the coding sequence ATGTCTGTTATCAACCCGCCGATCGACGATCTGCTCGCCAAGGTGGATTCGAAGTACACGCTCTGCATCGTCGCAGCCAAGCGTGCGCGTCAGATCAACGACATGACGCACGGTCTTCGTGACCAGGCGCTGCTTTCTATGCACACGAGCGACCTCACCGACCTCATGAAGAAGAAGCCGCTGTCCAAGGCCCTTGAGGAGATCGCCACCGGCGACGTCTCCTACGAGCGCACCAAGGACAGCTACAAGTAG
- the gmk gene encoding guanylate kinase yields MRQGNLFIVSGPSGAGKGTLVKELPSRVPDLWVSVSVTTREPRPGEIEGVHYQFVSDDEFQTLAASGGLLEWAEVHGNRYGTPRALVEEKVAQGRQVVLEIDPQGAFQVKSLRPASVLIFIMPPSWEELQRRLENRGSETKAQVERRLETAKHELELVGEYDHVVQNDDIPRAVDELVGIIDSYAHQQEA; encoded by the coding sequence ATGCGACAAGGAAACCTCTTCATAGTCTCCGGCCCCTCTGGCGCGGGCAAAGGCACGCTGGTCAAGGAGCTGCCTTCTCGTGTACCCGACCTCTGGGTCTCGGTGTCCGTGACGACCCGCGAACCGCGCCCCGGTGAGATCGAAGGGGTTCACTACCAGTTTGTGTCGGACGATGAGTTCCAGACGCTCGCCGCGTCTGGCGGCTTGCTCGAATGGGCCGAGGTCCACGGCAATCGCTACGGCACTCCTCGTGCGCTCGTGGAGGAGAAGGTCGCCCAAGGGCGTCAGGTGGTGCTCGAGATCGACCCGCAGGGTGCATTCCAGGTCAAGTCGCTGCGCCCGGCCTCGGTGCTCATCTTCATAATGCCGCCCTCATGGGAGGAGCTGCAGCGTCGCCTTGAGAATCGGGGCAGCGAGACGAAAGCGCAGGTCGAACGGCGTTTAGAGACCGCGAAGCACGAGCTTGAACTTGTGGGGGAGTACGACCATGTGGTACAAAACGACGACATCCCTCGAGCCGTTGACGAGCTCGTGGGCATAATCGATTCGTACGCACATCAACAGGAAGCCTGA
- a CDS encoding integration host factor, translating into MALPNLSPEDRQKALKKAAEARQKRAALRVDIKSGKLSFAAVMKKSDDPVVARMKVSTLLESLPGYGKAKAHKIMTELEISESRRVQGLGARQREQLLDRLG; encoded by the coding sequence ATGGCACTTCCGAACCTGTCGCCCGAGGATCGCCAGAAGGCACTCAAGAAGGCCGCTGAAGCGCGCCAGAAGCGTGCCGCACTGCGCGTCGACATCAAGAGTGGCAAGCTTTCGTTCGCCGCTGTGATGAAGAAGAGCGACGACCCCGTCGTTGCCCGCATGAAGGTCTCGACGCTGCTTGAGTCGCTCCCGGGCTACGGCAAGGCCAAGGCTCACAAGATCATGACCGAGCTCGAGATATCCGAGAGCCGTCGCGTGCAGGGCCTCGGTGCCCGCCAGCGCGAGCAGCTCCTCGACCGTCTCGGCTAG
- a CDS encoding orotate phosphoribosyltransferase, translating to MTDETILQALKDAEAIRTGHFALTSGRHSGTYVQCARILEDPALTTELAKSAVERLPQGLDIDLVAAPAVGGLIIGFAVAQALGVKFIFSEREQGTMVFRRAFEVPAGARVLVVEDVVTTGGSVGEVIDLVRAAGGEVAGVVSLIDRGGDKKFEAPFWPLLRLEVESWEPDSCVLCAAGEPIYSPGSRRLA from the coding sequence ATGACCGACGAGACGATTCTGCAGGCCCTCAAGGACGCCGAGGCGATCCGAACCGGCCACTTCGCACTCACAAGTGGCAGGCATTCCGGTACCTACGTGCAGTGCGCAAGGATCCTTGAGGACCCTGCGTTGACGACAGAACTCGCGAAATCCGCTGTTGAGCGGCTTCCCCAAGGGCTGGATATCGACTTGGTCGCAGCGCCGGCGGTCGGCGGGCTGATCATCGGGTTCGCAGTGGCGCAGGCGCTGGGGGTCAAGTTCATCTTCAGCGAGCGCGAGCAGGGGACCATGGTGTTTCGCCGGGCGTTCGAAGTGCCTGCCGGTGCGCGGGTTCTCGTTGTTGAGGACGTCGTCACCACAGGTGGGAGCGTTGGTGAGGTCATAGATCTCGTTCGTGCCGCAGGCGGTGAGGTTGCCGGGGTCGTCTCTCTGATCGATCGGGGCGGGGACAAGAAGTTCGAGGCGCCCTTCTGGCCTCTCCTTCGACTCGAGGTTGAGTCTTGGGAGCCGGATTCGTGTGTCCTTTGCGCCGCGGGCGAGCCGATCTACTCGCCCGGCAGCCGACGACTTGCATAA
- the pyrF gene encoding orotidine-5'-phosphate decarboxylase, with product MTEYNPIIVALDCSAAEALELARTLRGRVTWLKVGMTLYYAEGPGIVATLTEMGFSVFVDLKLHDIPHQVAGAAASIAKLGAGMMTVHASGGEPMMRAAVDSARRAADEAGVEPPAVLAVTVLTSSDDAMLASVGVSRTAAEQVKLLALVAADAGVDGVVCSPQEASIMREVLGDDALIVTPGVRPTWSQAGDQARISTPAAALAAGASHLVVGRPITEATDPAHAASRILSEIEETN from the coding sequence ATGACGGAGTACAACCCGATCATCGTCGCTCTCGACTGCAGCGCTGCCGAGGCGCTCGAGCTTGCGCGAACGCTGCGAGGTCGCGTGACGTGGCTCAAGGTCGGGATGACGCTCTACTACGCCGAAGGGCCCGGGATCGTCGCCACGCTCACCGAAATGGGCTTCTCGGTGTTTGTCGACTTGAAGCTGCACGACATCCCTCACCAGGTCGCTGGCGCCGCTGCGTCGATCGCCAAGCTCGGAGCGGGCATGATGACCGTGCATGCGAGCGGGGGAGAGCCGATGATGCGCGCAGCGGTCGACTCGGCGCGCAGGGCCGCCGATGAGGCCGGTGTTGAGCCCCCTGCGGTGCTTGCGGTCACGGTGCTGACCAGCTCAGACGATGCCATGCTCGCATCGGTCGGGGTATCGCGCACTGCCGCCGAGCAGGTCAAGCTGCTGGCGCTCGTTGCGGCCGACGCGGGCGTCGATGGCGTCGTGTGCTCCCCGCAGGAAGCCTCGATCATGCGCGAGGTGCTCGGCGACGACGCACTCATCGTCACCCCCGGTGTTCGGCCCACGTGGAGTCAGGCCGGTGATCAGGCCCGTATCTCGACGCCTGCTGCCGCGTTGGCGGCAGGAGCGAGCCACCTGGTCGTGGGGCGACCGATCACCGAAGCGACCGACCCCGCCCATGCTGCTTCACGCATACTCTCAGAGATCGAGGAGACGAACTGA